One window of the Benincasa hispida cultivar B227 chromosome 3, ASM972705v1, whole genome shotgun sequence genome contains the following:
- the LOC120073833 gene encoding sulfoquinovosidase-like, whose amino-acid sequence MQAINNCPDRTNHLKKWKQTTTFLSETFQCLYELFGTSTAFFCCLFQQITTMTNLKITKKHHMHLNNPFPSPPTSFPLLQGDLSANFQTLPPYKAFSIGRDFQLLWRSENGGSLSIYHLSHPTRSIWSTIPGQAFVSAAMVETEVEESRGSFAVKDGAVHLVCNHQTIDDIKEINGWDHELEVKDHHFPSGYLGLDQKSHQKDTKFPMLLINGRIFNTKKKMMMKKKKNRLQETGFNGDIKCNSKVLPASARYWVLFEQKNSSQIGFQVMLGQPSYEYRQMTHSRGGFSRLKFRLHRLRKRKFEWYWSLPKLKGFVRVSSSEEEMEVLRAAEEFGEFNRVFLTYSSEEKERFFGFGEQFSHMDFKGKRVPIFVQEQGIGRGDQPITFAANLVSYRAGGDWSTTYAPSPFYMTSKMRSLYLEGYEYSVFDLTKNDRVQIQIHGNSIQGRILHGNSPSELIERFTETIGRPPELPGWIISGAVVGMQGGTDAVRKIWNDLKAHEVPISAFWLQDWVGQRETVIGSQLWWNWEVDTTRYFGWKQLIKDLGAWHIKVMTYCNPCLAPTDEKQNRRRNLYEEAKALGILVKKKNGEPYMVPNTAFDVGMLDLTHPNTSSWFKEILQEMVDDGVRGWMADFGEGLPIDATLYSGDDPITAHNRYPEIWAQINREFADEWKSKLVGKEKEDPQEALVFFMRAGFRNSPKWGMLFWEGDQMVSWQANDGIKSAVTGLLSSGLSGYAFNHSDIGGYCAVNLPFIKYRRSEELLLRWMELNAFTTVFRTHEGNKPSCNSQFYSNDRTLSQFARFAKVYSAWKFYRIQLVKEAAQRGLPICRHLFVHYPEDEYVLTLGHQQFLVGSEILVVPVLDKGKNNVKAYFPLNESSSWQHIWTGEVHAKPGCEIKVDAPVGYPAVFIKVGSVVGETFIRNLKIFNIL is encoded by the exons ATGCAAGCAATAAATAATTGTCCTGATCGTACCAACCATCTAAAAAAATGGAAGCAAACAACGACTTTTCTTTCAGAAACTTTCCAGTGTCTATATGAACTTTTCGGAACTTCCACGGCCTTCTTCTGCTGTTTGTTCCAACAAATCACAACCATGACAAACCTCAAAATCACCAAAAAACATCACATGCATCTCAACAATCCTTTCCCTTCACCTCCAACTTCATTTCCTTTACTTCAGGGGGACCTCTCTGCAAATTTTCAAACACTTCCTCCCTACAAAGCCTTCTCAATCGGACGTGATTTTCAGCTTCTATGgaggtctgaaaatggtgggtctCTCTCAATTTATCATCTCTCTCACCCCACCAGATCAATCTGGTCAACCATCCCAGGCCAAGCTTTCGTATCTGCAGCAATGGTGGAAACTGAGGTGGAAGAAAGTCGAGGCTCGTTTGCTGTGAAAGATGGGGCTGTTCATTTGGTTTGTAATCATCAAACAATTGATGATATCAAGGAGATCAATGGTTGGGATCATGAGTTGGAGGTTAAAGATCACCATTTTCCATCTGGGTATTTGGGATTAGACCAGAAAAGCCATCAGAAAGATACTAAGTTCCCTATGTTGCTCATCAATGGCAGAATATTCAATaccaagaagaagatgatgatgaagaagaagaagaacaggCTTCAAGAAACTGGTTTCAATGGTGATATAAAATGCAACTCAAAAGTTCTTCCTGCTTCTGCAAGGTATTGGGTATTGTTTGAACAGAAAAACAGCAGCCAAATTGGATTTCAAGTGATGCTTGGCCAACCCAGCTATGAATATCGCCAAATGACTCATTCAAGAGGGGGATTCAGCAGGCTTAAGTTTCGATTGCATCGGCTGAGGAAACGGAAATTTGAATGGTATTGGTCTTTGCCAAAACTGAAAGGGTTTGTCAGAGTTTCTTCTTCAGAAGAGGAAATGGAAGTCTTGAGAGCAGCTGAGGAATTTGGAGAATTCAACAGGGTATTCTTGACCTATTCAAgtgaagagaaagaaagatTCTTTGGTTTTGGAGAGCAATTCTCTCATATGGACTTCAAGGGAAAAAGAGTGCCAATCTTTGTTCAAGAACAGGGTATTGGTCGAGGAGATCAACCTATCACTTTTGCAGCTAATCTAGTTAGTTACAG GGCTGGAGGCGATTGGAGTACTACATATGCTCCATCTCCATTTTACATGACATCCAAAATGAGGTCTCTGTACCTTGAAGGATATGAGTACTCTGTATTTGATCTGACAAAGAATGATAGAGTTCAGATTCAG ATTCATGGCAATTCAATTCAAGGAAGGATATTGCATGGGAACTCACCTTCAGAGCTTATTGAACGTTTCACTGAGACCATTGGGAGGCCTCCAGAGCTTCCTGGATGGATAATATCAGGTGCTGTAGTAGGGATGCAGGGTGGCACTGATGCCGTACGCAAAATCTGGAACGATCTAAAGGCTCATGAAGTTCCCATTTCTGCATTTTGGTTGCAG GACTGGGTGGGGCAGAGAGAAACAGTAATTGGATCACAACTGTGGTGGAACTGGGAAGTTGACACAACAAGGTACTTTGGATGGaaacaattaattaaagatCTTGGTGCTTGGCATATAAAAGTAATGACATACTGCAATCCCTGCCTAGCTCCg ACTGATGAGAAGCAGAACAGAAGGAGAAACCTTTATGAGGAAGCAAAGGCGTTGGGGATCTTagtaaagaagaagaatggagaACCCTACATGGTTCCCAACACAGCTTTTGATGTGGGAATGTTGGATCTTACTCACCCAAATACTTCCAGTTGGTTCAAGGAAATTCTTCAAGAAATGGTGGATGATGGTGTGAGAGGATGGATGGCTGATTTTGGCGAAGGCTTGCCCATAGATGCCACCCTCTATTCAG GTGATGATCCTATTACTGCACATAACAGATACCCAGAAATATGGGCGCAGATTAACAGAGAATTTGCAGATGAATGGAAAAGTAAACTTGTtggtaaggagaaagaagaccCACAAGAGGCCTTAGTTTTCTTCATGAGAGCTGGTTTCAGAAACAGTCCTAAATGGGGGATGCTATTTTGGGAAGGAGACCAAATGGTAAGTTGGCAAGCCAATGATGGGATAAAGAGTGCCGTCACCGGCCTTCTGAGCAGTGGACTTTCAGGGTATGCTTTTAATCACAGTGATATAGGAGGGTACTGTGCAGTAAATTTACCGTTCATCAAATACCGAAGAAGTGAGGAACTGCTTCTACGATGGATGGAGTTAAATGCCTTTACCACTGTTTTCAGAACCCACGAA GGAAACAAACCATCCTGCAACAGCCAATTCTACTCAAACGACCGAACATTGTCGCAGTTTGCTCGCTTTGCCAAGGTCTATAGTGCTTGGAAGTTTTACAGAATCCAACTTGTGAAG GAAGCAGCTCAAAGGGGCCTACCCATATGCCGCCACCTATTTGTTCACTACCCAGAAGATGAGTATGTGCTTACATTGGGTCACCAGCAGTTTTTGGTTGGTTCTGAGATCCTAGTTGTGCCTGTCCTTGACAAAGGAAAGAACAATGTCAAAGCTTACTTTCCTTTGAATGAAAGTTCTTCATGGCAACATATATGGACAGGGGAGGTACATGCTAAACCAGGCTGCGAAATTAAAGTAGATGCTCCAGTTGGCTATCCAGCTGTGTTTATCAAGGTTGGCTCCGTTGTAGGGGAAACCTTCATTAGAAACCtgaaaattttcaacattcttTAA